In Candidatus Palauibacter australiensis, the following are encoded in one genomic region:
- the cysC gene encoding adenylyl-sulfate kinase, with product MPPPVPPPVPPTLRFVLCGSVDDGKSTVIGRLLYDCRQVFSDELRRVEHDSARYGTQGKATDFALLVDGLRDEREQGITIDVAYRSFETPRRRFVVADAPGHEQYTRNMATGASTADVAVVLVDARKGVLRQTARHTRIAAMFGVRHAVLAVNKMDLVEWDRDVFESIRASCRAIADEIDLAAVEAIPVSALTGANLTRNGTSAPWYEGPTLLAYLETVEVGGARGGEPFRMPVQYVNRPDADFRGYCGRVAAGSVAVGDAVRVSPAGTGSRVASIVVGDGTRDRATRGDSVTLTLAPHVDVTRGDVVVAADEPVEVADQFQARLVWLHDEPLAVGRRYTMKLHSREVGAAVTRIRHRLDVSNGNELAASVLRLNDLGTVNLATDRPVPFAPFDESRKLGGFILIDRATNATAAAGTIVFPLMRSANVKWQHLDVSKDVRSRLKLQRAQCVWLTGMSASGKSTIANLLDRRLTIEGRHTYLLDGDNVRHGLCRDLGFTEADRVENIRRVAEVARLMVDAGLIVIVAFISPFRSERDYARSLFEPGDFVEVFVDASLEACAERDPKGLYAKALRGDIRNFTGVDSPYERPEQPDLRLDTETLSAEECVDLLVERLDGEYPTPVTEDR from the coding sequence ATGCCGCCGCCCGTGCCGCCGCCCGTGCCGCCGACCCTTCGCTTCGTGCTCTGCGGTAGCGTCGACGACGGCAAGAGCACCGTCATCGGCCGGCTGCTGTACGATTGCCGGCAGGTCTTTTCCGACGAACTGAGGCGCGTCGAACACGACTCGGCCCGCTACGGCACGCAGGGGAAGGCGACCGATTTCGCCCTGCTCGTCGACGGACTGCGGGACGAGCGTGAACAGGGCATCACGATCGACGTCGCGTACCGGAGTTTCGAGACGCCGCGTCGCCGGTTCGTCGTGGCCGACGCGCCCGGCCACGAGCAGTACACGCGCAACATGGCGACGGGCGCCTCGACCGCCGACGTGGCCGTCGTCCTGGTGGACGCGCGCAAGGGGGTTCTGCGGCAGACGGCGCGGCACACGCGGATCGCGGCCATGTTCGGCGTCCGCCACGCGGTGCTCGCCGTGAACAAGATGGACCTCGTCGAATGGGACCGGGACGTCTTCGAATCGATCCGCGCGTCGTGTCGCGCCATCGCCGACGAGATCGACCTTGCCGCGGTCGAGGCGATTCCCGTCTCGGCGCTGACCGGCGCCAACCTCACCCGAAACGGCACGTCGGCGCCGTGGTACGAAGGCCCGACACTCCTTGCGTACCTCGAGACCGTGGAGGTCGGCGGCGCGCGCGGCGGCGAGCCCTTTCGGATGCCGGTCCAATACGTAAATCGGCCGGACGCCGACTTCCGGGGGTACTGCGGGCGCGTAGCCGCGGGCTCGGTGGCGGTCGGCGATGCCGTACGCGTCTCGCCCGCCGGAACCGGGAGCCGTGTGGCGTCGATCGTCGTGGGGGATGGCACCCGAGACCGCGCCACCCGGGGCGACTCCGTGACCTTGACCCTGGCTCCCCATGTCGATGTCACGCGGGGCGATGTCGTCGTGGCCGCCGATGAGCCCGTCGAGGTGGCGGACCAGTTCCAGGCGCGCCTCGTCTGGCTGCACGACGAGCCCCTCGCCGTCGGCCGCCGGTACACGATGAAGCTCCACTCGCGGGAAGTGGGCGCCGCCGTCACCCGGATCCGGCACCGGCTGGACGTGTCCAACGGCAACGAGTTGGCCGCTTCCGTGCTGCGCCTGAACGACCTCGGTACCGTGAACCTCGCGACCGACCGCCCCGTGCCCTTCGCGCCCTTCGACGAGTCGCGCAAGCTGGGAGGCTTCATCCTGATCGACCGCGCCACGAACGCGACGGCCGCCGCCGGCACGATCGTCTTCCCGCTCATGCGGTCGGCGAACGTGAAATGGCAGCACCTGGACGTCTCGAAGGATGTCCGCTCGCGGCTCAAGCTCCAGCGCGCCCAGTGCGTGTGGCTGACCGGGATGTCCGCTTCGGGGAAGTCCACCATCGCCAACCTGCTCGACCGCCGCCTGACCATCGAGGGCCGGCATACGTATCTTCTGGACGGGGACAACGTGCGCCACGGCCTGTGCCGGGACCTGGGCTTCACCGAGGCGGATCGGGTGGAGAACATCCGGCGAGTGGCGGAGGTCGCTCGCCTCATGGTCGATGCGGGGCTGATCGTCATCGTCGCCTTCATCAGCCCCTTCCGGTCGGAGCGCGACTATGCCCGCAGCCTGTTCGAGCCCGGCGACTTCGTCGAGGTCTTCGTGGACGCGTCGCTGGAGGCGTGCGCGGAGCGTGACCCCAAGGGACTTTATGCCAAGGCGCTCAGAGGAGACATCAGGAACTTCACGGGAGTCGACAGTCCCTACGAACGGCCCGAACAACCCGATCTGCGCCTGGACACGGAAACACTCTCCGCGGAAGAATGTGTGGACCTGCTGGTCGAAAGACTCGACGGCGAGTACCCAACTCCCGTGACGGAGGATCGCTGA
- a CDS encoding B12-binding domain-containing radical SAM protein: MPNALLLYPRHPPTYWGHNYALDIMGIRAAFPPLGLLTVAAMFPSRYNLRVVDLNVTSLEDADLEWADLAFTSSMIPQRPSLERVVERCNRAQVPVIAGGPHPTTFHEEMEGVDHFVLDEVEETFPDFLRDLENGTAQAVYRAPRRPDVTLAPLPRFDLIDLNDYYSMCLQFSRGCPFDCEFCDITKLYGRVSRTKSPEQMVAEFELLYALGWRGPLFLVDDNFIGNKREVSRLLPAIAEWQKERDHPFSLFTEASVNLVRMNDLMDVMIEAGFDSVFLGIETPNPKALKKMKKPQNIDTRDDDYLFKAVRKIQGKGMQVLGGFILGLDDDDDNAFDAQIDFIQETGIPMALIGLLTALKGTNLWTRLERENRLLDKPVAIDDTSLNFKPQMDAGTLVEGYLRVIGTIYDSTLENYFDRCLTLLDHLNPVPHLHKPVAGHILYAGIMGIRRRLTPEQLPPFSRYIAKVSRDHPRLLPLAISLAATGHHCEKFTRQQTVLRGFKDYLKSESASFHEAGWDPGSAAGPEDRLRRKAMQRAEARRNAIPAEFRFAGDGVREALADFELALTSEPRPAGPANARLPVLGAAARDRRAEAM; the protein is encoded by the coding sequence ATGCCTAACGCGCTGCTGCTCTATCCCAGGCACCCGCCGACATACTGGGGCCACAACTACGCCCTGGATATCATGGGAATCAGGGCGGCCTTTCCTCCTTTAGGCTTGCTAACCGTCGCCGCGATGTTCCCATCGCGGTACAACCTGCGCGTGGTCGACCTCAACGTGACTTCGCTCGAGGACGCCGACCTGGAGTGGGCGGACTTGGCCTTCACGTCGAGCATGATCCCGCAACGCCCCTCGCTGGAGCGGGTCGTGGAGCGCTGCAACCGCGCGCAGGTTCCCGTCATCGCCGGCGGTCCGCATCCCACTACGTTTCATGAGGAGATGGAGGGCGTCGATCATTTCGTGCTCGATGAGGTCGAGGAGACTTTCCCGGACTTCCTTCGCGACCTGGAGAACGGGACGGCGCAGGCCGTCTATCGTGCTCCGCGCAGGCCGGATGTGACCCTCGCTCCGCTTCCCCGTTTCGACCTCATCGACCTGAACGACTACTACTCGATGTGTCTGCAGTTCTCGCGGGGATGCCCCTTCGACTGCGAGTTCTGTGACATCACGAAGCTGTACGGCCGTGTGTCCCGAACGAAATCCCCGGAACAAATGGTGGCCGAGTTCGAGCTTCTGTATGCATTGGGATGGCGGGGCCCTCTCTTTCTTGTCGACGACAACTTCATCGGCAACAAGCGCGAGGTCTCCAGGCTCCTCCCCGCGATCGCCGAATGGCAAAAGGAGCGCGACCACCCCTTTTCCCTGTTCACGGAAGCGAGCGTAAATCTCGTCCGGATGAACGACTTGATGGATGTCATGATCGAGGCCGGTTTCGACTCCGTCTTCCTGGGCATTGAGACGCCCAACCCGAAGGCGCTCAAGAAGATGAAGAAACCGCAGAACATCGACACGCGCGATGACGACTACCTGTTCAAGGCTGTGCGCAAGATTCAAGGGAAGGGCATGCAGGTTCTGGGCGGCTTCATCCTCGGGCTCGACGACGACGATGACAACGCGTTCGATGCCCAGATCGATTTCATTCAGGAAACCGGGATTCCGATGGCGCTGATCGGGCTGCTGACCGCGCTCAAGGGCACGAACCTCTGGACCCGGCTGGAGCGCGAGAATCGATTGCTGGACAAACCCGTCGCAATCGACGACACCTCGCTGAATTTCAAGCCGCAAATGGATGCCGGGACGCTGGTGGAGGGGTATCTCCGGGTCATCGGGACCATCTACGATTCGACGCTGGAGAACTACTTCGACCGCTGCCTTACTCTGCTGGACCACCTCAATCCCGTACCGCACCTCCACAAGCCGGTGGCCGGGCATATCCTCTATGCGGGTATCATGGGAATCCGCCGGCGCCTCACGCCGGAACAGCTCCCGCCGTTTTCGCGCTACATCGCCAAAGTGTCCAGGGACCACCCTCGACTCCTGCCGCTGGCCATCAGCCTGGCCGCCACGGGGCATCACTGCGAGAAGTTCACGCGCCAGCAGACCGTTCTCCGCGGCTTCAAGGACTACCTGAAGTCGGAGTCGGCATCATTCCATGAAGCCGGATGGGATCCCGGTTCGGCCGCGGGTCCGGAGGACCGTCTCAGACGGAAGGCCATGCAGCGCGCGGAGGCGCGCCGGAACGCCATCCCCGCCGAGTTCCGGTTTGCCGGAGACGGTGTCCGCGAGGCTCTGGCGGACTTCGAACTCGCGCTGACTTCGGAGCCGCGACCCGCCGGGCCGGCGAACGCCAGGCTGCCCGTCCTGGGAGCCGCAGCGCGCGACCGCCGGGCGGAGGCCATGTGA